The following coding sequences lie in one Spinacia oleracea cultivar Varoflay chromosome 1, BTI_SOV_V1, whole genome shotgun sequence genomic window:
- the LOC110780739 gene encoding uncharacterized protein — protein sequence MDENGDQCMQDQRSIWRDKKRQQRKSLTPEQRDRQNAKRRLSYACENQSDVIGTPESQPQTPSSEGPVIVTNTPNTLGVRRAITDITNRAHNVTTGYERREMQPIDELRLLDTRANLENRFFSVGESSATTVTIPDPTSNSSGMPNRFFCVGESSTTNARIPYPTSDDGEFPRFVEAENEIRMPGILFNVGESRAIDTNNISNPISDDIRVWKVGRTGKVNLPDFPLSSDMLDLYSDQSEYGAHFRQNIRKYNHVFSFTSMGVHLDDELANARQGVYTFRAQGSIYHRIGGFLPLNEGDRPRFLQLYIYDTEHENENRAAENSSLRLDVIDRIKNILNAHNPFVHNLRHLAQRSDLSDCKFVIKEQPTNKHQYSMPTASQVAAVVVGGDDISNLKDRDIMVESVTGQLSYIKDTAGYYDPLQYPLLFPYGSYGWDLNSRSSTGKKLTCREFYAYMFQIALNQDKICADLYKGLEDSLHAGEHNTENVGRRTILPSSFVGSPRDMHQRYQDAMALVHKFGKPDIFLTMTCNPSWPEIQSELLAGQVPNDRPDLLTRVFHAKLEELKKDVLERGVLGTVVAYVYVIEFQKRGLPHVHMLLILDQNDKLTTPDDFDKIVRAVIPDEQQEPKLYQVVLKHMIHGPCGVLNHKSPCMKQGSCKKGFPKEFSNDTKQGNDSYPLYRRPQDRPAVPLRENSRVRVDNRWVVPYNPFLLLKYDCHINIEICSSIKCVKYLYKYIHKGSDRVSMEVHNGDEIAQYVDARWICAPEAMWKLYKFPMTRICPAVDRLQVHLPNMHQVRFEGNQQISSVLANPRNSKTMLTEFFKMNSVDPNARKYLYREFPEHYRWLTSSREWQKRKSTQRVMGRLYVASPLEGERFYLRMLLNHVRERTSFEHLRTINGVTHPTFRAAAEALGLIENDESIRQCLLEACSVRMPSALRRLLATILVYCQPTGLRALWDEFFPYMVEDYLASNTTSNYVFLTNKLLQDIDRLLRPLRKRISDYTELPSLPECTDDIDELPSIMEEYFSVPVPDEDLACVGTLNSDQQVAYDTIMNAVISKAGCSFFVDGPGGTGKTFLYRALLATVKSRGEIAIPTATSGFAATLLHQGRTSHSTFQLPLNPDSSSTCSFTKRSKTAILLKNSAIIVWDEAPMTHRYQFEAVDRSLKDLMGNDLPFGGKIIVFGGDFRQVLPVVRNGTRAQMIDASFFRSPMWRHIRILRLRENMRSIDDNGFANFLLSVGNGNEPTVSDQMIRLPTAMIIPTVADSSIEALIDQIFPSLSEHVGDGNFIVERAIITPLNEDADRINNKVVEKFLGEGKTYYSFDSVPEDKRNLYQQEFLNSISASGLPPHALTLKPGVPLMLLRNIDPKHGLCNGTRFLCHSLKDNFIDAEILTGHSRGNRVFLPRIPLKTAEDIKLPFEMVRKQFPVKLSFALTINKSQGQTIPHVGIYLPDHVFSHGQLYVALSRGISENTTKIVV from the exons ATGGACGAGAACGGAGATCAATGTATGCAAGATCAAAGGTCGATATGGAGGGATAAAAAAAGACAACAGAGAAAATCACTCACTCCAGAACAAAGAGATCGTCAAAATGCAAAAAGGCGACTCAGCTATGCATGTGAAAACCAATCAGATGTTATAGGTACTCCTGAAAGCCAACCTCAAACTCCAAGTTCGGAAGGGCCTGTGATTGTTACCAATACTCCCAACACTTTGGGAGTTAGAAGGGCTATTACAGACATCACAAATCGTGCCCATAATGTCACGACTGGATATGAAAGGCGTGAAA TGCAACCTATTGATGAACTTCGTTTACTCGATACTCGGGCAAATCTAGAAAATCGGTTTTTTAGTGTCGGTGAAAGTAGCGCAACCACTGTGACCATCCCAGACCCAACATCAAACTCAAGCGGTATGCCCAATCGATTCTTTTGTGTTGGCGAGAGCAGTACAACCAATGCACGTATACCATACCCTACTTCAGACGATGGGGAATTCCCGCGCTTTGTTGAGGCGGAAAATGAAATACGCATGCCTGGCATATTATTCAATGTCGGTGAAAGTCGTGCAATCGACACCAACAACATATCAAACCCCATTTCTGATGATATAAGGGTCTGGAAAGTAGGGAGAAC TGGGAAGGTCAACTTACCTGATTTTCCATTATCCTCTGATATGCTTGATTTATATTCTGATCAATCGGAATATGGGGCTCATTTTAGGCAAAACATCCGTAAGTACAACCACGTCTTTTCATTCACTTCAATGGGAGTTCATTTAGATGACGAACTAGCAAATGCACGTCAAGGCGTTTACACATTCCGTGCACAAGGTTCAATTTACCATCGTATTGGAGGTTTCTTACCTTTGAACGAAGGAGATCGTCCTCGATTTCTTCAACTCTACATTTATGATACTGAGCATGAAAATGAAAATCGTGCAGCAGAGAATTCATCATTACGCCTCGATGTCATCGACAGAATCAAGAATATTTTGAATGCTCACAATCCTTTTGTCCACAATCTCCGCCATCTTGCTCAGCGTAGTGACTTAAGTGATTGCAAATTTGTCATCAAAGAGCAACCTACAAATAAACATCAATACTCGATGCCGACAGCTTCGCAAGTAGCAGCAGTTGTCGTTGGAGGTGATGACATTTCCAACTTGAAGGATAGGGACATCATGGTAGAGTCAGTAACTGGGCAACTAAGTTATATCAAAGACACTGCCGGTTATTATGACCCACTGCAGTATCCTCTACTGTTCCCTTATGGTTCTTACGGCTGGGATTTAAACAGTCGAAGTTCCACTGGTAAAAAGTTGACGTGCCGGGAATTCTATGCATACATGTTTCAG ATTGCACTCAACCAAGATAAGATATGTGCTGATTTGTACAAGGGTTTAGAGGATTCTTTACATGCTGGAGAGCATAACACAG AAAATGTTGGACGACGGACCATACTACCGTCTTCATTCGTTGGAAGTCCAAGAGATATGCACCAGAGGTATCAAGATGCCATGGCATTGGTTCATAAGTTCGGCAAGCCCGATATATTTCTTACAATGACATGCAATCCATCTTGGCCAGAGATACAATCAGAATTGTTGGCCGGACAAGTTCCAAACGATCGTCCAGATCTGCTGACACGGGTTTTTCATGCTAAACTTGAAGAGTTGAAAAAGGATGTTCTAGAAAGGGGCGTCCTCGGAACGGTTGTTGCTTATGTATATGTGATTGAATTCCAAAAGAGGGGTCTTCCACATGTTCATATGTTATTAATTCTTGATCAAAATGACAAGCTAACCACTCCGGATGACTTTGATAAGATTGTGAGAGCAGTGATTCCTGATGAACAACAAGAACCAAAATTGTATCAGGTAGTTCTTAAACACATGATTCATGGCCCATGTGGTGTTCTCAACCACAAATCCCCGTGTATGAAACAAGGAAGTTGTAAGAAAGGATTCCCTAAGGAATTCTCCAATGATACAAAGCAAGGAAATGACTCATATCCTCTTTACCGTCGTCCACAAGATCGTCCAGCAGTACCGTTGCGTGAGAATTCACGAGTTCGTGTAGATAATCGGTGGGTAGTCCCATATAATCCATTTTTGCTCTTAAAGTACGATTGTCACATCAATATTGAGATATGCAGCAGCATCAAGTGTGTCAAATATCTGTATAAGTACATCCATAAGGGTTCAGATAGAGTTTCAATGGAAGTTCATAACGGAGATGAGATTGCACAATATGTCGATGCACGGTGGATTTGTGCACCCGAAGCTATGTGGAAACTTTACAAATTCCCCATGACTAGAATCTGTCCTGCCGTAGATCGTTTGCAGGTTCATTTGCCAAACATGCATCAAGTGAGGTTCGAAGGGAACCAGCAAATCTCAAGCGTGTTAGCGAACCCAAGAAACTCTAAGACGATGCTCACTGAATTTTTCAAGATGAATTCAGTCGATCCAAATGCAAGGAAATATCTTTATCGAGAATTTCCTGAGCATTACAGATGGTTAACGAGTTCACGTGAATGGCAGAAGAGAAAAAGTACACAACGAGTTATGGGTCGATTGTATGTAGCTTCACCATTGGAAGGAGAACGATTTTATTTGAGAATGTTACTCAATCATGTGAGGGAGCGTACATCGTTCGAACATTTAAGAACGATCAATGGCGTCACACACCCTACATTCAGGGCTGCAGCTGAAGCCCTCGGTCTAATCGAAAATGACGAAAGCATTCGTCAATGTCTTTTAGAAGCATGTTCAGTACGAATGCCATCTGCATTACGTCGGTTACTTGCAACCATATTGGTATACTGTCAACCAACTGGATTACGAGCACTCTGGGATGAGTTTTTCCCTTACATGGTTGAGGATTATCTAGCCTCAAACACAACAAGTAATTATGTTTTCCTCACTAACAAACTTTTGCAAGACATAGATAGGTTATTAAGACCACTTAGAAAAAGGATTTCTGACTACACGGAGTTGCCAAGCTTACCTGAATGTACTGATGACATTGACGAGCTTCCTTCTATCATGGAAGAGTACTTTTCTGTTCCGGTTCCAGATGAGGATTTGGCATGCGTTGGCACTCTCAATAGTGACCAACAAGTTGCATACGACACAATAATGAATGCTGTCATTTCAAAGGCTGGCTGTTCTTTCTTCGTCGATGGTCCTGGGGGAACCGGAAAAACATTTTTATACAGAGCCCTTCTTGCTACTGTAAAGAGTAGAGGCGAAATAGCTATCCCCACTGCAACATCTGGATTTGCAGCAACGTTGTTGCACCAGGGAAGAACATCACATTCGACTTTTCAGCTTCCACTTAATCCAGACAGCTCATCAACTTGCTCATTTACCAAACGTTCTAAAACTGCAATTCTCCTAAAAAATTCTGCCATTATCGTATGGGATGAGGCCCCAATGACACACAGATATCAATTTGAAGCTGTTGATCGATCACTCAAGGATTTAATGGGGAATGACTTGCCGTTTGGGGGAAAAATTATTGTGTTCGGTGGTGATTTCAGACAGGTTTTACCGGTGGTTCGAAACGGAACTAGAGCTCAAATGATTGACGCATCTTTTTTCAGGTCCCCTATGTGGAGACATATTCGTATTTTGCGTTTGAGAGAAAATATGagatcaattgatgataacggCTTTGCTAATTTCTTACTCTCTGTTGGGAACGGTAATGAACCTACTGTTTCAGATCAGATGATAAGGTTACCAACTGCCATGATTATACCAACAGTGGCAGATAGTTCGATCGAGGCTTTGATCGACCAAATCTTTCCAAGTTTAAGTGAGCATGTTGGTGATGGAAATTTTATAGTTGAAAGGGCGATCATCACACCCCTGAACGAAGACGCTGATAGAATAAATAATAAGGTTGTCGAAAAGTTTCTCGGAGAAGGAAAAACGTATTATTCGTTTGATTCTGTTCCTGAAGATAAGAGAAATTTGTaccaacaagagtttttgaATTCGATTTCTGCGTCGGGATTGCCTCCCCATGCTCTCACCCTGAAACCTGGGGTACCCTTAATGCTTTTGAGAAATATTGATCCTAAACATGGTCTTTGCAATGGAACACGGTTTCTTTGCCATTCATTAAAGGACAATTTTATTGATGCTGAGATATTAACCGGACATTCTAGGGGGAACAGAGTGTTTTTGCCAAGAATTCCCTTGAAAACTGCTGAAGATATTAAATTGCCATTCGAGATGGTCAGAAAGCAATTTCCTGTGAAGTTGAGTTTTGCCTTGACTATCAACAAGTCTCAGGGACAAACTATTCCACATGTTGGGATATACCTCCCCGATCATGTATTTAGCCACGGCCAGCTATATGTGGCATTATCACGAGGAATTTCAGAGAACACGACAAAGATCGTGGTATaa